The Thermomonospora curvata DSM 43183 DNA segment GCCACCCTACGTCCTGGTGGCCGCGGGGCCGACCCCCTTGCACCGTGACCTTGGGGTAACCGCGGTCCGCGCGGCGGGCAAGGGGGCCGGCGCTCACTTGCCGTCGGTGGTGTGGACGATCAGGATGTCGCAGGGAGAGCGGTGGGAGAGGTTGGCCGGGACCGAGCCCAGGATCCGGCCGGCCAGGCTGTTGAGCCCGCGGTTGCCCACCACCATCAGGTCGGCGCGGCGGTCCTTGGCCACCTTGACCAGGACGTCCACCGCGTCGCCCTCCACCGCGATCTCCTGGATGTCCTTGGCGCCGGCCGCTATGGCGCGCTCCCGGGCGGCCCGCAGCGCGTCTTCGGCCGGGGTCGCGCCCTGCACCTTGTAGGCCAGGTCGCCCAGCTGGTCGGCGGCGCTCAGCCGCTTGCGCTCGCTCATGGGGTGATAGGCGGAGGCGAGCACCAGCGTCGCGCCGGTGTCGGCCGCCAGCCGGGCGGCCTGTTCC contains these protein-coding regions:
- a CDS encoding universal stress protein is translated as MASYRTILVGTDGSDSSFRAVEQAARLAADTGATLVLASAYHPMSERKRLSAADQLGDLAYKVQGATPAEDALRAARERAIAAGAKDIQEIAVEGDAVDVLVKVAKDRRADLMVVGNRGLNSLAGRILGSVPANLSHRSPCDILIVHTTDGK